The Rickettsiella endosymbiont of Dermanyssus gallinae genomic interval TTTTAATGGGGATATAGTATAGTTCTACTCTAACTCTATAATAGGTTGAGCTTTTTAGAGATACAAGAGGTAAACAACTATAACAGCGATATCGATAAGTATTCAAGTTTACCCAGTGTTTGATATCACATTAATCCACCTTTTTAAATTCTTACTCCACCTCCAATAGCTTGTAAAGCTAGATTTAATATCTCCTCCATATAATATCTAGTTCAAGTGACCTAATAATAAGGGGATAGCTTCGTGTATACCCACAGCCTCCTTGATTAATGAGTGTTGAAAGGGTATAAAACAACCTAATATCGTACCTTCACCTTCTTTGCTCTTTACAAAAATTTCGCCTTGCAGGTCGTCCACAAATCGTTTTACGATACTTAAACCGAAACAACCTCCTTTATAAGCACCCTTGTAAGAAGAAGTTAAGCGATTAAAACGATGAAATATCTTTTCTCGCTGATCCTTTGGAATACCAACACCCGTATCACTAACAGCAATTTCTATAATGCTTTCTCGGTAGTCGATTTTGATAAGCCGAACAATTAATGTCACTTTTCCTTGTTCAGTAAAATTTAGCGCGTTCGTTATTAACTCTAATGCAATACGTTGTACTCTATCAGGATCGCCTATAAGATAGGGGTAAATAGCTTGATCATAATTTAAAGTTAATGCGAGCTTTTTTTTATTCGCCAGTGGTTTATTTAGATCGACAATCAATTCCATTTGTCTTTTTAGATCAATTATTATACTGCTAAATGAATCTTTTAATTCTGATTTATTATCATTTTCAGTATAATCTCTCATCTTTTATCCTTGTGATATCGTTGCTTTATAACTAACAATTTCTCTTGGTTTTTTATCTAAAAAATCAAGAGATGCAAGAAGCGCTGGATAATGCCGTTTTTTTGTAGAGAGCAACACCGTAAAAATTACGTATAAAATGCGGTTAAATTAAGAGATGAAATTCACCCATTGTGTTCAGCAATAGATTATTGAGGATTATATTCAGTGTATTTTTTAGCACTTCCCTTTACTTTGCTTGCTGGATACTTACTATTGTTAATAGCAAGCTTATTCAGGATTGCAGTATTCAGATCGATATCTAACTGGTCTGCTATACGTGTAACATATAAAACAATATCAGCTAATTCATGGCTTACTCTCTCCTTGACAAGTGGATCATTTTTTACGCACCTTGATTCTTGTTCAGTATACCATTGAAAAATTTCTAATAATTCACCCACTTCCCCTGCAACTGCCATAGACAAATTTTTAGGACTATGAAACCTCTCCCATTCACGAACTTTAGCAAATTCAGCTAGTTTTTCCTTTAATTTATCAACATCAATTATATCTTTCATAATTAATACTCGGCTGATAAATATGACTCTCCAGAAATGCACTAAGTAATTCTGACTTAGTACGGTATCCTGTTTTTGACTTAATGGTTTCTAAACAAGATTCTATACTTCTTGGAGATACACCTATTTCTTTTGCAATGGTAGACATACTTTTTCCTTCCAATAACATCACTAAATATAGCGTTTCCTTTTCTGTTAAATTTACTTTCTTTAAATAGACTGTCTTTATAAAATATTTTTTGAAAAAAATTTGTTGATTTATCGTATTAAATATAGCTGTTTTTTCCGCTTTATTGGCCTCACAATATAACTTAATACTTTTATTTAGTTTATAGAGGTCTTGCCCAGCATGTTCGATTAATCCTCTTGCTTTCATTCTAAAAAAAATAATAAATCTTTTAATTAACCCAAAGTGATTCAAATAAAAAGTATTTAGTGTTTTAGTCTGAAAATTGGAGGCAAAAGAAAAAATATCAATGTAATCATCAAATGGAAGCGCTACACTAATACCATTCCATATACCTAGTTGATAAATTTTTTCTAAAAAAATATCACCTGTATAGTTTTTCCAAAATACTACAGAAATCTTACCACAAATAGCTGTTTTAATTGTTTTTCTAAGTAACGTTCCAATATCTCTACTTTCATTTAGATGATGAGTGATAGTTTTATTGTTGCTCAAAATAAAAAATTGACTTTTTTTATTAACTCTTATATGAAAAAAATCAGTAATTCCTAAAATTTCGAGCCTAGAAGCAAGATTGAATACTGTTTTGAAGCAATATTTCATTTTTACTTATTCATTATAGCCAATTTAAAATACTGTCTTTATATACCTTTATGATAGATATTTTATCTTTTTTGTTTAATTTATGCCTAATGTTTTCTAAATGCTTTTCTATAGTGCGCTTAGAAAGGTTTAAAATATGAGAAATTTGATTAGCAGTATTTCCGGAAGCTAATAAGTTAAGACACTCTAACTCTTTAGTTGCTAAAAATATTTCGCCATTTTCAGTCATTAGAGGACGTTTATTGATAGGAGTAAGCTTTATAAATTCATCAATCTTTTTTCTATCATATTCATCTAAATGCATTAAAGGTCTAAAATCTTTATAAATTGCTAAATTTTTATTAGTAGGCAATATGAGATCAGCTGCAGCTAAGTTAAAAGAAC includes:
- a CDS encoding sensor histidine kinase, with protein sequence MRDYTENDNKSELKDSFSSIIIDLKRQMELIVDLNKPLANKKKLALTLNYDQAIYPYLIGDPDRVQRIALELITNALNFTEQGKVTLIVRLIKIDYRESIIEIAVSDTGVGIPKDQREKIFHRFNRLTSSYKGAYKGGCFGLSIVKRFVDDLQGEIFVKSKEGEGTILGCFIPFQHSLIKEAVGIHEAIPLLLGHLN
- a CDS encoding nucleotide pyrophosphohydrolase, producing MKDIIDVDKLKEKLAEFAKVREWERFHSPKNLSMAVAGEVGELLEIFQWYTEQESRCVKNDPLVKERVSHELADIVLYVTRIADQLDIDLNTAILNKLAINNSKYPASKVKGSAKKYTEYNPQ
- a CDS encoding helix-turn-helix transcriptional regulator, with protein sequence MPEDNYYCYLWPVEKTDYLMSALYDFNIWNGLSIFKQREDSIELWGFAADRQTDGMQNFYIENIELLKTFTGSFNLAAADLILPTNKNLAIYKDFRPLMHLDEYDRKKIDEFIKLTPINKRPLMTENGEIFLATKELECLNLLASGNTANQISHILNLSKRTIEKHLENIRHKLNKKDKISIIKVYKDSILNWL
- a CDS encoding helix-turn-helix transcriptional regulator; translation: MKYCFKTVFNLASRLEILGITDFFHIRVNKKSQFFILSNNKTITHHLNESRDIGTLLRKTIKTAICGKISVVFWKNYTGDIFLEKIYQLGIWNGISVALPFDDYIDIFSFASNFQTKTLNTFYLNHFGLIKRFIIFFRMKARGLIEHAGQDLYKLNKSIKLYCEANKAEKTAIFNTINQQIFFKKYFIKTVYLKKVNLTEKETLYLVMLLEGKSMSTIAKEIGVSPRSIESCLETIKSKTGYRTKSELLSAFLESHIYQPSINYERYN